From the Pomacea canaliculata isolate SZHN2017 linkage group LG4, ASM307304v1, whole genome shotgun sequence genome, one window contains:
- the LOC112563009 gene encoding ras-related protein Rab-1A-like, with the protein MVKPDGSPDEDSSPGSSQVAPAAKGYAHLLKIILLGDSGTGKTALLRRHVEDVFEENHLPTIGVDFAVKSMAMPNEDMVKLQVWDTAGQERYRNMTTSYYRGAQAVLIVYDVTNQESRENVKKWIQEVRRYGSDVVIMAVVGTKVDLKETAPEFYRAEDLKMELEADGEHIEGFFEVSSKTGEGVERVFRSVTDTFVTRRLQDRNTLRGAMKKIDKKSDVISLGNTPVERKKKCC; encoded by the exons ATGGTCAAGCCGGACGGTAGTCCAGATGAAGACTCAAGCCCAGGTTCTTCCCAGGTGGCGCCAGCGGCTAAAGGCTACGCCCATTTGTTAAAG ATCATTCTGCTGGGCGATTCCGGCACTGGCAAGACTGCGCTCTTGAGACGCCATGTGGAGGACGTGTTCGAAGAAAATCACCTCCCAACCATCGGCGTGGACTTCGCTGTCAAGTCTATGGCGATGCCCAACGAAGACATGGTAAAACTTCAG GTCTGGGATACGGCCGGGCAAGAAAGATATCGCAACATGACTACCTCATATTACAGAGGAGCGCAAGCAGTCTTGATTGTGTATGACGTCACGAACCAAGAGTCGCGCGAGAACGTGAAGAAATGGATACAAGAAGTAAGAAGATATGGTTCCGATGTCGTCATCATGGCGGTAGTGGGCACCAAAGTAGACCTCAAAGAGACAGCACCGGAGTTTTACAGAGCAGAGGATCTCAAGATGGAGCTGGAAGCTGATGGTGAACACATTGAAGGCTTTTTCGAAGTCAGCTCTAAAACCGGGGAAGGCGTGGAGAGGGTCTTCCGTAGCGTGACGGACACGTTCGTGACCAGAAGACTGCAGGACCGAAACACACTTCGCGGAGccatgaaaaaaattgacaagaaAAGCGACGTGATCTCTCTTGGAAATACTCccgttgaaagaaagaaaaaatgctgtTGA
- the LOC112563010 gene encoding ras-related protein Rab-13-like, with the protein MSTLGVVASAEPCRDRAAWGTAGLRYTYLFKLLMLGESGTGKTSLLQRFERDEFNDDHLPTIGVDFVVKTCSLPNGDLVKLQIWDTAGQERYRTITASYYRGAHAAVIMYDPTRLDTLQHVQHWLSVVKANVRNDVMVVLVASRLDLKHTSEEFYGARTLPRDVERRLHKDDVAGPFEVSAKTGEGVARVFQSTIDKLVAREVAIRGSSQQQDKTERRVSLVKTPVKNSCCSS; encoded by the exons ATGAGTACCTTAGGGGTCGTGGCGAGTGCAGAACCCTGCCGAGACAGGGCAGCGTGGGGTACAGCGGGACTGCGGTACACTTACCTGTTTAAG CTTCTCATGCTGGGGGAATCGGGTACGGGTAAAACATCATTGTTGCAACGGTTCGAGAGAGATGAGTTCAACGATGATCACCTTCCGACTATCGGAGTGGATTTCGTTGTGAAGACCTGCTCCCTGCCCAACGGAGACCTTGTGAAGTTACAG ATCTGGGACACAGCCGGCCAGGAGCGGTATCGCACCATCACGGCCTCCTACTACAGAGGAGCCCACGCCGCTGTCATCATGTACGACCCTACACGTCTGGACACGCTCCAGCACGTCCAGCACTGGCTCAGCGTGGTCAAGGCCAACGTCAGAAATGACGTCATGGTGGTGCTGGTGGCCTCCAGGCTGGACCTCAAGCACACCTCGGAGGAGTTTTATGGTGCAAGGACCCTGCCACGTGACGTGGAGAGACGCCTGCACAAGGACGACGTGGCGGGGCCCTTCGAGGTCAGCGCCAAGACCGGAGAAGGGGTGGCCAGGGTCTTTCAGTCCACCATCGACAAGCTCGTGGCTAGGGAGGTGGCAATCAGGGGGTCCAGCCAGCAACAAGATAAGACTGAAAGGAGGGTCTCCCTTGTCAAAACACCGGTGAAGAATTCATGTTGCTCGTCTTAA